Proteins from a genomic interval of Chroococcidiopsis thermalis PCC 7203:
- a CDS encoding amidase, translated as MNDFVFTPAHQLAQMIRDRTVSAAEVLDSYLDRIVKYNSQLNAICTLDAERAHERAEEADEALARGENWGVLHGVPITIKDAFETAGLLTTAGYKPLKDYIPATDATVVAQLRGVGAVIMGKTNPAKLAGNFQSTNDLFARVNNPWNLNYTPGGSSGGSAAAIAAGLSPLDISSDIGGSIRQPSHFCGVYGLKPTDRRVSTAGHIPEVPGMSRCIRQMLVAGPIARSIEDLQLCFSLIAGADPRQPEVPPVPLDSPSCKSLQHVKIAWTDEVNPYPVAQSIKSAMQAVAHKLSNAGTQIDQWIPKFDFISAWQVYLTISAYTSPISQPFDFDYVRDSLTLMLGEATQGDRGLRKISNVPKIGFSTALNPNMKGYFAALTQRDRFIAQMDAELEAWDAWLCPVAMTPAFQHCPTGTAIEIDSRKVPYLMASGAYTIPFAFTGHPVVVIPVGYTPDGLPIGMQIVGKRWREMELLAIAQEINQVVGNFQHPPGYSDD; from the coding sequence ATGAACGATTTTGTCTTTACTCCTGCCCACCAGCTAGCCCAGATGATACGCGATCGCACTGTCTCAGCTGCGGAAGTCTTGGATTCATATTTGGATCGAATTGTCAAGTACAATTCCCAACTCAATGCTATTTGCACGCTGGATGCAGAACGCGCCCACGAACGCGCTGAAGAAGCAGATGAAGCCCTAGCCCGAGGAGAAAACTGGGGCGTTCTCCACGGTGTACCCATTACGATTAAAGATGCGTTTGAAACTGCCGGACTTCTGACTACTGCCGGATACAAACCTCTAAAAGATTATATTCCCGCAACAGATGCAACGGTAGTAGCGCAACTGCGTGGAGTGGGAGCTGTGATTATGGGTAAAACAAATCCAGCTAAACTGGCAGGTAATTTCCAGAGTACAAACGATCTGTTTGCACGGGTTAATAATCCTTGGAACTTAAATTATACGCCTGGTGGAAGTTCTGGAGGTAGTGCGGCAGCGATCGCAGCGGGACTATCACCATTAGATATTAGTAGTGATATAGGAGGTTCAATTCGCCAGCCAAGCCATTTCTGCGGCGTATATGGACTCAAGCCTACAGATCGGCGAGTATCTACAGCGGGTCACATTCCCGAAGTTCCAGGCATGTCTCGTTGTATTCGGCAAATGTTGGTAGCAGGTCCGATCGCTCGTTCCATTGAAGATTTACAATTATGCTTTTCACTCATTGCGGGAGCCGATCCGCGCCAACCAGAAGTTCCACCCGTTCCTCTAGATAGTCCCAGCTGCAAGAGCCTGCAACATGTAAAAATTGCTTGGACAGACGAAGTCAATCCGTATCCGGTGGCTCAATCGATTAAATCTGCAATGCAAGCAGTTGCCCACAAGTTATCAAATGCCGGAACGCAAATTGACCAATGGATACCAAAATTTGATTTTATCTCAGCTTGGCAAGTCTACCTGACAATTTCTGCTTACACTTCACCCATTTCGCAACCATTTGACTTTGATTATGTCCGTGACTCGCTGACTTTAATGTTAGGCGAAGCAACTCAAGGCGATCGCGGATTACGCAAAATCAGTAACGTGCCTAAAATTGGGTTTTCCACTGCGTTGAATCCTAACATGAAAGGCTATTTTGCCGCATTAACTCAGCGCGATCGCTTTATTGCTCAAATGGATGCAGAACTCGAAGCGTGGGATGCATGGCTTTGTCCCGTAGCAATGACACCTGCATTTCAGCATTGTCCAACAGGTACGGCAATTGAGATTGATAGTAGAAAAGTACCTTATCTGATGGCTTCGGGTGCTTATACAATTCCCTTTGCTTTTACAGGTCATCCAGTCGTGGTAATTCCGGTAGGATATACACCGGATGGATTGCCGATTGGAATGCAAATTGTGGGTAAGCGTTGGCGCGAAATGGAATTATTAGCGATCGCTCAAGAAATAAACCAAGTTGTGGGTAACTTTCAACATCCGCCTGGTTATTCTGATGATTGA
- a CDS encoding ABC transporter permease, with amino-acid sequence MASSKLSLTSGRQWLTGIASSETFIYIIKRLAQALLTLLLASALSFFIIQLAPGDYLDTLRQNPKISPERIEQLRQQFGLDRPWIEQYFRWLWRIVTQGDFGTSFVYQRSVSSLLWERVGATLLLAISSLIVTWAIAIPLGIVAAVKQNQWSDRVLQVISYTGQGFPSFITALLLLIFAQNVSPLFPVGDMTSINHADLTPLGKILDVGWHMILPTIALSITSFAGLQRIARGELLDVLRQDYIQTARAKGLPENRVIYVHALRNAINPLITILGFELAGLLSGAFIAEFFFNWPGLGRLILQAVLAQDLYLVMASLVMGAVMLIVGNLIADLLLKVADPRIKLENP; translated from the coding sequence ATGGCTTCTAGTAAACTTTCATTAACATCTGGTCGGCAGTGGCTGACCGGGATAGCTTCAAGCGAAACATTTATTTATATTATCAAGCGGCTAGCACAAGCTCTCTTGACATTATTACTAGCATCTGCGTTGTCATTCTTTATTATTCAACTTGCTCCAGGGGACTATCTAGATACCCTGCGGCAAAACCCCAAAATTTCCCCAGAACGGATCGAGCAACTGCGACAACAGTTTGGATTAGATCGTCCTTGGATCGAACAGTATTTCCGTTGGTTGTGGCGGATTGTGACTCAGGGTGATTTTGGTACGAGTTTCGTCTATCAGCGTTCCGTGTCTTCTTTGTTGTGGGAGCGGGTTGGAGCCACCTTACTACTGGCAATTTCATCTTTAATTGTCACCTGGGCGATCGCCATTCCTTTAGGAATTGTCGCCGCCGTAAAGCAAAATCAGTGGAGCGATCGCGTTTTACAAGTTATCAGCTACACCGGACAAGGATTTCCTAGCTTCATCACTGCCTTGTTACTCCTGATCTTCGCTCAAAACGTCTCTCCCCTATTTCCCGTAGGAGACATGACGAGTATCAACCACGCCGATCTCACGCCTCTAGGTAAAATCCTTGATGTTGGCTGGCACATGATTTTACCCACCATAGCTTTAAGCATTACCAGCTTTGCAGGCTTGCAACGGATCGCCCGTGGCGAACTTCTCGACGTACTCCGTCAAGATTATATTCAAACTGCCCGCGCTAAAGGACTACCAGAAAACCGTGTGATCTACGTCCACGCTCTGCGTAACGCCATCAATCCCCTAATCACCATCTTAGGATTTGAACTGGCTGGGTTGTTAAGCGGTGCGTTTATTGCCGAATTCTTCTTCAACTGGCCTGGATTAGGGCGCTTAATTTTGCAAGCAGTCTTAGCTCAAGATTTGTATCTCGTCATGGCAAGCTTGGTCATGGGAGCCGTAATGTTAATTGTTGGTAACTTAATTGCTGACCTACTACTCAAAGTCGCCGACCCCCGGATTAAGTTGGAGAACCCCTAA
- a CDS encoding TolC family protein yields MKQQHLFLVRNFCSSLAVALLATELIKIEPAPAIASETPSVDSAIAMKSEPSKTQSIKATKQGYLQAKSSFRHSQASVLLSKQEIGSRESVGAGFQTRPYESRESVGAGLETRPYESQKLRAKETKSSNRQPSTVNHQLPTTVSQQPTTKPKPAQPPANSQLNDRKAQIPSYLNPNPNPLRFPTKPEEVQVVGAQPITFQQALDLAQRNSTQLREARLNVQRSQAQLRQALAAEYPRLNLGAGVTNTGNNIFSEEPEPSFLQQLTGSQTDTNNTRVTGNLSLSYDLFTSGLRPANIRAAEEQLRFNQLDLERTQEELRLNVANDYYELQRADENVRIQRSSVNNAQASLRDAQALEQAGVGTRFAVLQAQVQLAQATQRLTDALSQQRIARRQIATRINLNDSIVVTAADPVAVAGQWNFSLEDSIVLAFRNRAELEQQLAQRNINEQQRRAALAQLGPQISLAAQYNLNDTFDDGTNFQDGYSLGGNLNLSLFDGGEARARARQEEADIAIAETNFAGQRNQIRFEVEQAFSQLQSNLENIQTTSVALEQSREALRLARLRFQAGVGTQTEVIDAEDDLTQAEGDRVNAILNYNRALAQIQRSISSGQQR; encoded by the coding sequence GTGAAACAACAGCATTTATTTCTAGTGCGTAACTTCTGTTCGAGTCTAGCTGTAGCACTCTTAGCAACCGAGCTAATTAAGATTGAACCAGCACCAGCGATCGCGAGCGAAACTCCATCTGTTGATAGTGCGATCGCGATGAAATCTGAACCTAGTAAAACTCAGTCAATTAAAGCTACCAAACAAGGTTACCTGCAAGCAAAAAGCTCGTTTCGTCACTCCCAAGCCTCGGTTCTCTTGTCAAAACAGGAAATTGGGAGTCGAGAGTCGGTAGGAGCGGGTTTCCAAACCCGCCCGTACGAGAGTCGGGAGTCGGTAGGGGCGGGTTTGGAAACCCGCCCGTACGAGAGTCAGAAGTTGAGAGCAAAGGAGACTAAAAGCAGCAACCGTCAACCATCAACCGTCAACCACCAATTACCAACAACTGTCAGCCAACAACCAACAACCAAACCTAAACCAGCCCAGCCGCCTGCTAATTCTCAGTTAAACGATCGCAAGGCTCAAATACCTAGTTATCTCAATCCCAATCCCAATCCATTGCGATTTCCCACAAAACCAGAAGAAGTACAGGTTGTAGGCGCTCAACCAATTACTTTCCAGCAGGCGTTAGACCTAGCACAGCGTAACAGCACGCAACTGCGAGAAGCAAGGCTGAACGTACAACGGAGTCAAGCACAACTGCGACAGGCTTTAGCAGCAGAATATCCACGCTTGAATCTGGGTGCGGGTGTAACTAATACAGGCAACAATATTTTTAGCGAAGAACCGGAACCATCGTTTCTCCAGCAATTAACTGGCAGTCAAACTGATACCAATAATACCCGAGTGACTGGTAATCTATCGCTAAGCTACGATTTATTCACTTCTGGTTTACGTCCTGCTAACATTCGCGCTGCTGAAGAACAGTTGCGTTTTAATCAGTTAGATTTAGAACGGACGCAAGAAGAACTGCGCCTCAACGTTGCCAATGACTATTACGAATTGCAACGAGCTGATGAGAACGTGAGGATTCAGCGATCTTCTGTCAACAATGCTCAGGCAAGTTTACGCGATGCCCAAGCCCTAGAACAAGCTGGGGTAGGAACTCGCTTTGCCGTCCTCCAAGCTCAAGTACAGTTAGCGCAGGCTACCCAAAGATTAACCGATGCCTTAAGCCAGCAACGAATTGCCCGCCGTCAAATTGCAACGCGAATTAATTTAAACGACTCCATCGTGGTTACGGCTGCCGATCCGGTAGCAGTTGCTGGACAGTGGAACTTTTCCTTAGAAGACAGTATCGTACTGGCTTTTAGAAATCGTGCCGAACTAGAACAGCAGTTAGCACAGCGTAACATCAACGAACAACAACGACGTGCTGCCTTAGCTCAATTAGGACCGCAAATCAGTCTTGCTGCTCAATATAACCTGAACGATACCTTTGACGATGGCACAAACTTTCAAGATGGCTACTCTTTAGGAGGAAACTTAAACTTAAGTTTATTTGACGGTGGAGAGGCAAGAGCAAGAGCTAGGCAGGAAGAGGCAGATATCGCGATCGCTGAAACCAATTTTGCCGGACAGCGTAACCAAATTCGCTTTGAAGTAGAACAAGCTTTCTCTCAGTTGCAGTCTAATTTGGAAAACATTCAAACAACTTCTGTTGCTTTAGAACAATCTCGGGAAGCGCTGCGATTGGCACGCCTCAGATTTCAAGCAGGTGTAGGGACGCAAACAGAAGTAATTGATGCTGAGGATGACTTAACTCAAGCGGAAGGCGATAGAGTCAATGCGATTCTAAACTACAACCGCGCCTTAGCCCAGATTCAGCGATCGATTAGCTCTGGTCAGCAACGCTGA
- a CDS encoding tetratricopeptide repeat protein has product MRLQRSSNNQIITLDPNSSLGHGGEARVFTVPQNEALVAKVYHKPREIQASKLTAMLANPPDNPMAGQGHISIAWPEELLRSTDGSNRVVGFLMPRVKGMHSLLDFYNPKTRRQKCPFFNYLYLHRTARNIAAAMGALHARGYCVGDVNESNILVSDTALVTLVDTDSFQVRDLQTAAIYRCGVGKPEFTPPELQGKNFGQIDRAPEHDLFGLAVLIFQLLMEGTHPFSGIYQGSGDPPPYAARIAAGHFTYGSKPVPYKPTPIAPNWEILHPSLRQLFVKCFDAGHSQPNLRPNAQTWQAALKEAENALTTCSANNQHRYSDHLQSCPWCERAVKLGGRDPFPSLEAVRQKKHLQPLPPKRTPPVYRQYRALDRSAAYYSSATLSKHAPLFLTLPRSRRLSRRKFNLMMMGTFSLGAVSLILLMQVLSDVQLPFDSRFSVTSIPEPPSDGKVAAKSGNNFVAYYKQGDAYYKVGDYEGAIDNYDRAIKLNPKDAQVYLNRGNALYEVAQHSGDPDRTYRRAIEDFNRTLGLKPNQAEAYLSRGMVRYEIAQYSKNPEKEYQQAIQDFDRSLRLNPRAAKALVKRGIVHYKLAQYKGDLSTGYKAAIGDFNRALSIDSQEAEAYLKRGIVRYELAQYSGQSDREAVEDLQTAAKLFLKQGNIEEYQLALGNICVALDKNCDSFLRNPEKFILSTPQSLPGEGKPK; this is encoded by the coding sequence ATGCGGTTGCAACGAAGCTCCAACAACCAAATTATCACGTTGGACCCCAACTCTAGTCTCGGACATGGGGGAGAAGCCCGTGTCTTTACTGTACCGCAGAACGAGGCACTAGTAGCAAAGGTTTATCACAAGCCTAGAGAGATTCAGGCATCTAAGCTCACAGCAATGCTTGCTAACCCGCCAGATAACCCTATGGCGGGGCAGGGACATATTTCGATCGCTTGGCCTGAAGAGTTGCTGAGGTCAACTGATGGCAGCAATCGGGTCGTCGGCTTTCTGATGCCGCGAGTCAAAGGGATGCACTCCCTACTCGATTTTTACAATCCCAAAACGCGACGGCAAAAATGCCCGTTCTTCAACTACCTCTATCTCCATCGAACTGCCCGTAATATTGCCGCTGCCATGGGAGCGCTGCACGCACGCGGGTATTGCGTTGGAGATGTGAACGAATCTAACATCTTAGTCAGCGATACGGCTCTCGTCACCCTCGTAGATACGGATTCGTTTCAAGTCCGCGACCTACAAACAGCAGCTATTTATCGCTGCGGTGTCGGCAAGCCAGAATTTACGCCGCCAGAACTGCAAGGAAAGAATTTCGGACAGATCGATCGCGCCCCAGAACACGACTTATTTGGGCTAGCAGTCCTGATCTTCCAACTGCTAATGGAAGGGACTCATCCTTTTTCAGGAATTTATCAAGGTAGTGGCGACCCCCCACCCTATGCAGCACGGATAGCGGCAGGACATTTCACCTATGGCAGCAAGCCAGTACCGTACAAGCCTACGCCGATTGCACCAAACTGGGAGATTTTACACCCTAGTTTGAGGCAGTTATTTGTCAAGTGTTTTGATGCAGGTCATTCTCAACCCAATCTCCGGCCCAACGCCCAAACCTGGCAAGCTGCCCTCAAAGAAGCAGAAAACGCTTTGACAACCTGTAGCGCCAACAATCAGCATCGCTACAGCGATCACCTGCAAAGCTGTCCTTGGTGCGAGCGGGCAGTAAAATTAGGCGGGCGCGACCCGTTTCCGTCCTTGGAGGCAGTCAGACAGAAAAAACACCTCCAACCTTTGCCACCTAAGCGTACTCCTCCTGTATATCGACAGTATCGAGCGCTCGATCGCTCCGCCGCTTATTATTCATCTGCCACGCTCAGCAAACACGCACCATTATTTTTAACACTGCCAAGAAGTAGAAGGCTGAGCCGCAGAAAGTTCAACCTGATGATGATGGGTACGTTTAGTCTAGGAGCTGTGAGCTTGATCCTGTTGATGCAGGTGTTAAGTGACGTGCAACTGCCCTTTGACAGTCGTTTTAGCGTTACCTCCATCCCCGAACCACCAAGTGACGGCAAAGTAGCAGCAAAAAGCGGCAATAATTTTGTTGCCTACTACAAGCAGGGCGATGCTTATTACAAAGTAGGAGACTATGAAGGGGCAATTGATAATTACGATCGCGCCATCAAGCTCAATCCCAAGGATGCTCAAGTCTATTTAAACCGAGGTAACGCCCTCTACGAAGTTGCCCAGCATAGCGGCGACCCCGACCGTACCTATCGCCGAGCGATTGAAGACTTCAATCGTACTCTGGGACTCAAACCCAACCAAGCCGAAGCCTATCTCAGTCGCGGCATGGTACGTTATGAAATTGCTCAGTATAGTAAAAATCCCGAAAAAGAATATCAGCAAGCAATTCAAGATTTCGATCGCTCTTTGCGGCTCAATCCCCGTGCTGCCAAAGCACTGGTCAAACGCGGCATCGTTCACTACAAACTGGCGCAGTATAAAGGGGACTTGAGTACGGGCTACAAAGCCGCAATTGGAGATTTTAACCGAGCGCTCAGTATCGACTCCCAAGAAGCAGAAGCCTATCTCAAGCGGGGAATTGTTCGCTACGAGCTAGCTCAATATAGCGGACAGAGCGATCGCGAAGCAGTAGAAGATTTACAAACAGCCGCTAAACTGTTTCTCAAACAAGGCAATATCGAAGAATATCAACTCGCTTTAGGTAACATCTGCGTTGCTCTTGACAAGAATTGCGATTCCTTCCTGAGAAACCCAGAAAAGTTTATTCTTTCTACCCCGCAATCTCTTCCTGGAGAGGGAAAGCCTAAATGA
- a CDS encoding PP2C family serine/threonine-protein phosphatase, with the protein MRNDAHDELYTTGQLDAPAGIRQWRVASASVRGTSHEKVGQLCQDAHHWEKLPTGVLVAAVADGAGSAALGKVGAIVAAQTAVETICAEGSRLHLVDDEQGWQRILTQALAAAKTAVEAEAAVCGKQARELATTLILAVATPELVAAVQVGDGLAVASDRDGQIFALTAAQKGEYINETTFLVSPQALETVQVNVWRGTTTHIAVFSDGLQMLAVNMGDGSPYKPFFSPLFQFMAGVEDESEAKEQLAAFLRSPRITERTDDDLTLLLATLVS; encoded by the coding sequence ATGCGTAACGATGCCCACGATGAGCTATATACAACAGGACAGTTAGATGCTCCTGCTGGAATCCGGCAATGGCGAGTCGCATCCGCCTCAGTTCGAGGTACGAGCCACGAAAAGGTCGGACAGCTTTGTCAAGATGCTCATCATTGGGAAAAGTTGCCCACGGGGGTTTTGGTAGCAGCAGTAGCTGACGGGGCAGGAAGTGCAGCTTTAGGCAAAGTCGGGGCAATTGTCGCCGCGCAAACGGCGGTAGAGACGATTTGTGCTGAAGGCTCTAGACTGCATTTGGTTGACGACGAGCAGGGATGGCAGCGAATTCTGACTCAAGCTCTGGCAGCAGCAAAGACAGCAGTAGAAGCAGAAGCAGCCGTCTGTGGCAAGCAGGCGCGGGAGTTAGCGACGACGTTGATTTTAGCAGTTGCTACCCCAGAATTAGTTGCAGCGGTGCAGGTAGGTGATGGCTTGGCAGTAGCGAGCGATCGCGACGGTCAGATTTTTGCTCTGACTGCCGCTCAAAAAGGAGAATATATCAATGAAACAACTTTTCTAGTTTCCCCCCAAGCCTTGGAGACAGTCCAAGTCAACGTTTGGCGGGGAACGACGACACATATTGCCGTGTTTTCAGATGGGTTGCAGATGCTAGCTGTGAACATGGGCGATGGTTCACCCTACAAACCATTTTTTTCTCCCCTGTTTCAATTTATGGCAGGTGTGGAGGATGAGAGTGAAGCTAAAGAACAACTGGCGGCGTTTTTGCGATCGCCAAGAATTACGGAACGGACGGATGACGACTTGACTTTACTATTGGCGACGCTTGTGAGTTAA
- a CDS encoding vWA domain-containing protein has protein sequence MSDQLRLDEAVEFAENPEPRCPCVLLLDTSGSMQGAAIDALNEGLRALQTDLLQNSLASRRVEVALVVFDSDVRVIQDFVTPDQLDLPELTAQGLTCMGTGIHRALDMIQSRKATYRAHGVAYYRPWIFLITDGEPQGESEQLIEQARQRIETDEVNKHVAFFSVGVENANLERLKYISVRTPLRLQGLRFTEMFLWLSASITAVSHSRLDEQVALPPVGWGAT, from the coding sequence ATGTCTGACCAATTAAGACTTGATGAAGCGGTAGAGTTTGCTGAAAATCCAGAACCTCGCTGTCCTTGCGTATTACTTCTAGATACTTCAGGTTCGATGCAAGGAGCAGCAATAGATGCTTTAAATGAAGGGCTGCGGGCATTGCAAACAGATTTATTACAAAACTCTCTCGCTTCCCGACGTGTTGAGGTGGCGCTCGTGGTTTTTGATAGTGATGTCAGAGTTATACAGGATTTTGTCACTCCCGACCAACTCGATCTACCAGAGCTGACAGCGCAGGGCTTAACCTGTATGGGAACTGGAATTCATCGCGCCCTAGACATGATCCAGTCTCGCAAAGCTACATACCGCGCTCACGGGGTAGCTTATTATCGTCCCTGGATATTTTTAATTACAGATGGAGAACCCCAAGGAGAATCAGAGCAGTTAATCGAGCAGGCAAGGCAGCGAATTGAGACAGATGAAGTTAACAAGCATGTAGCTTTTTTCTCTGTAGGTGTAGAAAATGCTAATCTGGAGCGGCTCAAGTACATATCTGTCCGCACTCCACTCAGACTTCAAGGGCTGAGGTTTACGGAAATGTTTCTCTGGTTGTCTGCTAGCATCACAGCCGTTTCCCATTCTCGTCTCGACGAACAAGTAGCATTACCACCTGTGGGGTGGGGAGCCACTTGA
- a CDS encoding response regulator has product MASCGTFQKLSPLSLLAHLSSCYDSALLKVTSGAVTWSVYLEEGKITYASHSIAAFDRLDCHLHRLSYKVPTLTSETRAQLSLIFETEAEQRSDTNPEYQAIGWLVNHQYLNAEQAAELVAELVGETIESFLLVKSGQYDFSSNSNLEQVFCRLELQPIVDLCQKRLQKWQALAPEIFSPYQRLYFSNRHKLEQQIPQEIQQKFSTILKGFSFRHLAILLNQDELELAQNLHQYIAAGTILLQDPYAPFDQLPRTFEQTASPSTTPIVIPEKVPLPLDDIRDRHISDRRLAATPKAFEREPVKETQFPTTKQESLPTQSPQPNSEPVKHSSQPPVNFPITRTTPPVPPTHIETPTSPPTVIPDAPATRNKYKIVCVDDSPAMLQELKKFLEDDLFSVFTIDNPVKALMQIIKVKPNLILLDVNMAGIDGYELCRLLRNHSLFKDTPIIMVTANTGIINRVKARVVGASGYLTKPFSQPDILKMVFRHLT; this is encoded by the coding sequence ATGGCTAGCTGTGGAACCTTTCAGAAGTTAAGTCCGCTGAGTTTATTGGCGCACTTGTCTAGTTGTTATGATAGTGCCTTGTTAAAGGTGACTAGCGGTGCTGTTACATGGTCGGTCTATCTTGAAGAGGGAAAGATTACTTATGCTTCCCATTCAATTGCTGCGTTCGATCGCCTCGACTGTCATTTGCATCGCCTCAGTTATAAAGTCCCGACGCTGACAAGTGAAACTAGAGCGCAATTAAGTTTGATTTTTGAAACTGAAGCAGAACAGCGGTCAGATACTAATCCCGAATATCAAGCAATTGGTTGGTTAGTTAACCATCAATATTTAAATGCCGAACAAGCAGCAGAATTAGTTGCAGAATTGGTTGGAGAAACGATCGAGTCGTTTTTATTAGTTAAATCGGGGCAGTACGACTTTAGCAGCAACTCAAACTTAGAGCAAGTTTTTTGTCGGCTCGAACTACAACCGATTGTCGATCTATGTCAAAAGCGCCTGCAAAAGTGGCAAGCTCTAGCACCAGAAATTTTCTCACCCTACCAGCGGCTTTATTTTTCTAACCGTCACAAATTAGAACAGCAAATTCCGCAGGAAATTCAGCAAAAGTTTAGTACGATTCTCAAAGGTTTCAGTTTTCGTCATCTGGCAATTCTATTAAATCAAGACGAACTTGAATTGGCGCAAAACCTACACCAGTATATTGCAGCAGGAACAATTTTGTTGCAAGACCCCTATGCACCATTTGACCAATTACCAAGAACCTTTGAACAGACTGCATCGCCATCAACAACACCAATTGTCATACCGGAAAAAGTCCCCTTACCGTTAGATGATATCCGCGATCGCCACATTAGCGATCGCCGGCTGGCTGCAACTCCAAAAGCTTTCGAGCGCGAACCAGTCAAAGAGACGCAGTTCCCTACGACAAAGCAAGAATCTCTCCCCACACAGTCTCCGCAGCCAAACTCAGAGCCAGTCAAGCATAGCTCTCAACCACCAGTTAACTTCCCGATTACGCGGACGACACCCCCAGTTCCTCCCACGCATATAGAGACTCCCACATCCCCACCGACTGTTATTCCCGATGCTCCAGCTACGAGAAATAAGTATAAAATTGTTTGTGTGGACGATAGCCCAGCAATGTTACAGGAACTGAAAAAGTTTTTAGAAGACGACTTATTTTCAGTTTTTACAATTGATAATCCTGTTAAAGCTTTAATGCAGATTATTAAAGTCAAGCCAAATCTCATCTTATTAGATGTAAATATGGCAGGAATTGACGGCTATGAATTGTGTCGTTTGCTCCGCAATCATTCTCTATTTAAAGACACGCCGATTATTATGGTGACGGCAAATACAGGAATTATTAACCGAGTCAAAGCTAGAGTTGTCGGTGCTTCAGGTTACTTAACTAAGCCTTTTAGCCAGCCAGATATTCTTAAAATGGTATTTAGGCATTTGACTTAG
- a CDS encoding Uma2 family endonuclease, translating into MITSLTPAESRVVLHNISWETFETLLKETGENRGSRFAYDCGTMEIMIPLFEHESYKSNLCNFIIALAEELNIEARSAGSTTLKHQVANCGIEPDNCYYIQNESAIRGKLKLNLETDPPPDLAIEIDITSSSVNKLGIYSALGVPELWKYDGKELKFYQLEVEEYRERDVSLAFPLISVEDMSNFMQQIPMQGEVALLKSFRAWVRDKVVYLTNE; encoded by the coding sequence ATGATTACTTCTTTAACTCCAGCAGAGTCTAGAGTAGTGCTACATAACATTAGCTGGGAAACCTTTGAAACTTTACTCAAAGAAACAGGTGAAAACAGAGGTTCTCGCTTTGCTTATGACTGTGGCACGATGGAAATTATGATTCCACTTTTTGAACATGAAAGCTACAAAAGCAATTTATGTAATTTTATAATTGCCCTAGCTGAAGAACTCAACATTGAAGCTAGAAGCGCTGGTTCAACAACTCTAAAACACCAAGTAGCTAATTGCGGTATAGAACCAGATAATTGTTATTATATTCAGAACGAGTCAGCAATTAGAGGCAAGCTCAAGTTAAATTTAGAAACCGATCCACCGCCTGACTTAGCAATTGAAATTGATATTACTAGTAGTTCTGTAAATAAACTTGGTATTTATTCTGCTTTAGGTGTTCCTGAACTTTGGAAATACGACGGAAAAGAATTAAAATTTTATCAACTAGAAGTAGAGGAATATAGAGAGCGTGATGTGAGTCTTGCTTTTCCTCTTATATCTGTTGAAGATATGAGTAATTTTATGCAACAGATTCCCATGCAGGGAGAAGTAGCTTTACTCAAATCTTTTCGAGCTTGGGTAAGGGATAAAGTTGTTTATTTGACCAATGAATAG